The DNA region CCTCCTCCTATTCCAGTGTGCTCTACGTTGATGGGCTGCCAAAACGAGGGGACCCCACGGTACTTTTGCGGTGCAACACGAGATTTGAAACTGTGATGAAACGTCGTGAGGGAATCGTGTAATTAGTCACCCCCTGCTTTTCCTAGTCGTATAATTTGACGccctctaggacagaaaaggcagcgaGATTCAGCAGCTGCAGTCgttaaatttgacatgctctcTGACTAGAAGTCCGTATAGGCCTGTAGTGTGATGCCGACGTGCGGCGGGGACCCTTTACTGACGCTTGGGGATCGCCTTGGTCACGTGTGAGTCTCCCTGTCTCGCAGGTGGCCTCGCGGAGGAGGTGGACGAGAAGGTTCTGCACGCGGCGTTCATTCCCTTTGGCGACATCACCGACATCCAGATCCCTCTGGACTATGAGACAGGTTAACACACACGCTGCGAAAAATGGTTTCCCACATGTCTTGCAGAAAACGATAGGGCCGCCAAAAATTAACTGTCCAGCCTTGGAAGTAGTCTGACAGCAGTGTTGCCATTACTATAGTCAAAGGACTATCAGTTTGGTGCTAAAGGTGGTTCTGGCTGAGCAGGAGGTGCCACTCTTCCATCTGGACCAGTTTCCTAACCAAAGCTCCACACAGGTGACTGGACCTCCCCTGCTTTAGCAGGTGCCAcacttcagatgagatgtgaaGACCCGGTCCTTACTGCTTTGTCTTTAAAGCATGAAAGAATAGAGGTGTTCTCTACAATATCAAAGCTAAATTGCATTTGGGTTTGAATGATTTGGGTTCCCTAAAGTTCCTTTTTATTGGTTTTCCAAATAGAAACTGTGTTGAAGTCGATGCAGGTTTCTTTCATGGAACAACTGGATTTAGTCACGGGATCAGTAAGCTTCTGACTACCAAGCAGGCTAGATGGACCAAACGGCACCCTTTCGCTTGCAAactttgtgttattgtgaaatGTTGTCTGTTCTTTTAATACCTGTACTGCTCTCTGTTTGCAGAAAAGCACAGAGGATTTGCATTTATTGAGTTTGAGCTGGCTGAGGTGAGTGTTGTCTCTTGTGAGGGTCTGACTTCTTCCTAAAAACGTTAACAATTTAACTCGTAGTTGTAGTGTCTAATGTAATATCAAATATCCATCACCTCATCGTAAAAGTATCTAATGATCTTCCTGTACTTTAGAATGTTTActcaaaaacacattctgatttGTTGACTCTTCAACCTGTCTACAAAATAGTGGAGATAGTTTGGAGAGCCGCTGAATGGATCTCTCATCTGAAGTGGGTGCAGTGCAGTGATTGGCCTGTCTCTGCAGTGTCTCATTGCTTAGCTCtacaatcctggtcctggagagctccTGCAGCCTTAACAGGCATCACTAAATGCTCAGTGAGCAGAGGTTTGGACTACCCATTAAACAACTGATTGTGTCAAGCAGAAGACATTGCAGCTAGCCAGGACCAGAGTTGCAGACCCTTGCTATAAGGAGATGATAAAATTAACactcatttccttttttacatAATGATTTTACCAGTAAATATAGTGATCTTTTAATAGCATGGTCAGAgcaaagaaatattaaaagtaCTTTCACATAAGAACTTGCTCAGAAGTTTAAAcaggtttttttcttcttctgcctAATTTTAATCACCCGCTGAATTTAAACTGTGCTGcttctgtgtttaattttttgtgtgtgttatttCTCTCAACCAGGATGCTGCAGCCGCCATCGACAACATGGTGAGTAAGACAGCAGCCAGCCCTCCCTTCAGTCCACTCAGTACTGTTTTTCGTGTGTCCTGTAGCACTGCTTCCTGCAATAAGGCCTTTGCATTTCTGTCTTGTCTGAATACTGTTTCCTCTTATTTACGCTATGCATGTGCAAACCAGTAATTAAAGCTGCTGTTCAGAAGTGATCAAACAATTCATGGTAAAATGCCGGAGCTTTCACTAGATGGTTTCTGCTAGATGGAGCTGAATTTGCAGTGCACTTGCCTCTTCCCTGTGTTCCCTGAGCTGAAGCAGGGTGGTCTCAGTGGGAGCTGGGCCAGGGCTGTGCAGTCATGTGCCCTGTGGTCTCTGTGTCTCCCCGGCAGAATGAGTCAGAGCTGTTTGGCCGGACCATCAGAGTGAACATCGCCAAGCCCATGAGAATCAAGGAGGGCTCCTCACGCCCAGGTGAGAGGCGCAGAGTGCCACCTGTTTCAAATCTTATTTTACCAGTAATATTAAAATTGGTATACATGTATATGGTGCTCACTGGAGATCTTTACAGGTTTTGGGTAGAAACTATCCATCATTCAAGCTCTATAGAAGCTGTGTTAACACatggaacatgaagagaaagaCCCTACAGGACAGGCAGTGATTTTCTCAGGGTCATACAGGGTCTGTCTGCGGTTATCCCCAACATTAACAGTCCCTTTCTCCTGCCTTTCTCTCCTCCCCCCCCAGTGTGGTCAGATGACGACTGGCTGAAGAAGTTCTCGGGAAAGACCACAGAGGAGGCTGAAGGAGCAGAGCCAGCCGCAGAGCAGGCCAGCTCAGAGACGCAGGAGGTACGTCGGTGTGCGCGTGTTTCCATTGGGAGAGAAAGTGGTTCGCTGGCCCACAAGTGCATGCGCATGTGTCAGCGTGTGTGTGTTGAATATGCGATGTGTGAGTTGGCGTGTCCACGTGCGTTCCAGACTGACTCCGACTGCTCTGGTCTGACCACTGTGTTGCAGGGTGAGCCACCGGCCAAGAAGGGGCGTGTCAACCCCCAGGTGTACATGGACATCAAGATCGGCAACAAGCCTGCAGGCCGCCTGCGGTTTCTGCTGCGCGCGGACATTGTGCCCATGACCGCAGGTACAGCAGCTCGCGGGCTCGTCCGGGACACCCTGTCACTGTGAGCTCCAGCACACCCTCCCTGCCACAGCTTCTTTTGATCAAGCCCCGGGGCATCGTTGAGTCGATCGATGATGGATCGGTTTCGATCTCTTGTGTTTGTTGCCGTTTTGCGATTTGGGCGGTTGCACGTGAAGTTCTTTGGGAAATTGTCGAGTTGTTAAAGGCTTGGCAGCGTTGTGTCGGATGGCAGTGCAAGCTGCTGCCTCCTTGTAGCTGGTGATCTTGCCGGCTCTCGGAGGCCGAACAGGGCTGCGCCTGGCGAGCGCTGGGGTGGCAGACTTTTAAAGGCTAACCAATCTGGTTGCTGCTGTGAGTGGTGTTGccagaccagtaggtggtgctttCCCCTGTGGACTGgaattttgaaaaaacaaagttcCAGTATGGTGACTGGGAACAGTGTTCTGTCTTCTTCACATAAGAAGGTAAACTGAGGTCCCGACTGCTTGGTCATTGAAGATATCCTTGCTTGATTTGAAGGTATCCATGCACAGTCTAGACTGCCCAGATTTCTCCTTTAATTGGCAaaataatttctcacttctgCATGACCCAATCCCAATAACATGTGGGGGGTGCATGTGCATAATGACAACCACCTGTCACCCAGGTGGGAACAGTACGTCAGTGGTGGGTGGAGTGGATCCTCTCTTCTGTGTAAAGAGTTTGGGATGAAAAGTAGGAGAGAAGCGCCAGGAATTGCAGTTGTTAATGGTTGAAGGGGTTCTGGCTGCATTTTTTGTAAGATGGCCCCTTAATTAGAGCAAACCTGCAAGAACTGCTTTCCTGGAGGGTGGTAGGTCAGCCTGGCTCGGATTCCGCTGGGCGTTGGGAACGGTGCAGTCTCACGCGCGCTGTCTCTCCCCCCGCGGCAGAGAACTTCCGCTGCCTGTGCACCCACGAGAAGGGCTTCGGCTTCAAGGGCAGCAGCTTCCACCGCATCATCCCGCAGTTCATGTGCCAGGGCGGCGACTTCACCCACCACAACGGCACCGGCGGCAAGTCCATCTACGGGCGCAAGTTTGACGACGAGAACTTCATCCTGAAGCACACCGGGCCAGGTGGGGGCGCCGCGTTCGGCAGGGGGCGGGGTGTTGCCGTGGCCTCTGGGGGCTGCAGGCTGTGAGGGGGGGCGCAGACAAGGTGACAAGGGGCGAATTTCGATCTTGCAGCTCGCCTGAACGAAGTCTGCACACGCGTCTGAACCTGCATCTGTTCTGCAGGAGGTTTTCAAACGTAGTCGTTATTTTGGATGAGGAATATTTAgaggtttattttgttttggaaaaaggGTTGTGACTTTGTGGAAGATGacttggggggaaaaaattaaGGAACTCTAGTCTTGTGCAGCATTTTGAAGTGCTTAATACTACTGCAGCACCTGactttgtctgttttgtgttgcagCAGGTAAAGTTTAAACCTCCTAATTCTGTTTTTCCTCTTTACCCCAAGTGCGCTGCAACAGATTTTGCTAGCAgcgtttgaaaaataatttacagtgaaTGCCATTCATTTTAATTCACATAGTATTCACAAGTTTTCATGGGAGAGGGAGGCTTACTGTACCTCAGCGGGTCTCCTGAGTCTCCTGGGGTGTCGTCCTTCTGCTGCAGGGCTGCTGTCCCTGGCCAACTCCGGCCCCAACAGCAACGGCTCCCAGTTCTTCATCACCTGCGACAAGACGGACTGGCTGGACGGCAAGCATGTGGTGTTCGGGGAGGTGATGGAGGGCATGGATGTGGTGAGAGCTATGGAGGTGAGCACTGGGCCAGACGGGGGGTTCAGGAGAGGAGGGGCTGAGCAGGGGGCAGGAGAGACTGGGGTTCAGGAGAGGAGGGGCAGGGGGCTGGAATGACCGGTTTATTAACTGATCCCTTACTAGTCAGTTTATATACAAAAAAACCTTCTTCAGTTCACCCATCTAATGTTGATCACATTCAAGCAGAAGTGCATTTCTGGTAGACTTAGTAGACACATGCAGTGCGTGTGTAAAGCTTAGTGGTGCATCCTGATTTTAAGTATATGAGTAGCACACTTACTTACCTTCTGATGGCTCTtcatgtgtttttcttctcagGCTCAGGGTTCGAAGGATGGCAAGCCCAAACAGAAGGTGATCATTTCAGACTGCGGGGAATATGTGTAGCAGCAACGCTGCACAGCCCAGGAAAAACTTTGGTTTGGGCGGAGAACTGTGAGCTCTAAGGCTGGTTTACGATCCCAGTGCATCGATTCAGTGGTGCAGTTCTGTGTGATTATCACCCCACTTGGCATTGCAGGGTTACAGAGAGATGCTGAAGAGCTGAGCTGCGTCAACCATTTAAAACCCAAATATGTGCAGACATTTTGGGGTTCTATCTGAAGTGCTCCTTAATTCTACCatttgaatttaaatgcatcctGCACAATATTAGCCTTAAAGCTTTCACGTGGTCCTGTTAATGAAATATATTGATCCCTACTTGGAATTGGGCCTCACAGATGGAGAAACATAAAATCCAGCTGTTCCAGATAACCCGATGAGTACAGCAATCAGGTTTTGAAGAAAAAGATTGGCATCACTTAAAACTGCTGCAGATGAGTGTCTTTGCTTCTTGCAGACCTTCAGTTCCCCTCTTTCATCACGAAGCCACTGAACCCCTGATTTAAGTGTCTCTACTTAATGAGTAGgactttatttctgttttataaaacaTAGAACATGGTTTTGTAAATATTCATGTGAATAAATTGTTTATTAACAAATAGGTATGCAGTCCTTTATTTCAGAATTTTCAGAATTTCCCCTCCGCTGTAGATGTGAGACACTGCAAGCTTGGGAAGCGCTGTGCTGGAGTGGTCTGCATGATTGTGAGTCTGGCTGATCCTTTTTGGAAGAGGTT from Lepisosteus oculatus isolate fLepOcu1 chromosome 11, fLepOcu1.hap2, whole genome shotgun sequence includes:
- the ppie gene encoding peptidyl-prolyl cis-trans isomerase E, coding for MAAAKRVLYVGGLAEEVDEKVLHAAFIPFGDITDIQIPLDYETEKHRGFAFIEFELAEDAAAAIDNMNESELFGRTIRVNIAKPMRIKEGSSRPVWSDDDWLKKFSGKTTEEAEGAEPAAEQASSETQEGEPPAKKGRVNPQVYMDIKIGNKPAGRLRFLLRADIVPMTAENFRCLCTHEKGFGFKGSSFHRIIPQFMCQGGDFTHHNGTGGKSIYGRKFDDENFILKHTGPGLLSLANSGPNSNGSQFFITCDKTDWLDGKHVVFGEVMEGMDVVRAMEAQGSKDGKPKQKVIISDCGEYV